From Cannabis sativa cultivar Pink pepper isolate KNU-18-1 chromosome 8, ASM2916894v1, whole genome shotgun sequence, a single genomic window includes:
- the LOC115700477 gene encoding protease Do-like 1, chloroplastic: MAAYSLISTVFHSSPTFSSLSRSTNRTPTLYLSKSSSSSSSSSSPPSSSFRRTPISIVSLLRHKSHQNQTHHITPLNSFEPSSLSRLLSSIKPLSISLDSFLVLCTSLALSFSLCIADVDPASAFVVTTPRKLQSDELATVRLFQENTPSVVYITNLASRQDVFTLDVLEVPQGSGSGFVWDKDGHIVTNYHVIRGASDLKVTLADQTTYDAKVVGFDQDKDVAVIHVDAPREKLRPIPVGMSADLLVGQKVFAIGNPFGLDHTLTTGVISGLRREISSAATGRPIQDVIQTDAAINPGNSGGPLLDSSGNLIGINTAIYSPSGASSGVGFSIPVDTVNGIVDQLVRFGKVTRPILGIKFAPDQSVEQLGVSGVLVLDAPASGPAGKAGLKPTKRDTYGRLILGDIITSVNGQKVSSGSDLYRVLDQCKVGDKISVEVLRGDHKEKIPVVLEPKPDES; encoded by the exons ATGGCTGCATATTCACTCATTTCTACGGTCTTCCACTCTTCTCCAACTTTCTCTTCACTTTCTCGCTCAACAAACAGGACCCCAACTCTCTACTTGTCTaaatcttcatcttcttcttcatcatcatcatcaccaccatcttcctcctTCCGCAGAACTCCCATCTCTATCGTCTCTCTTCTCCGCCACAAGTCCCATCAAAATCAGACTCACCACATCACTCCACTTAATTCCTTCGAACCTTCTTCCCTCTCCAGACTACTCTCCTCCATTAAGCCCCTTTCAATTTCTCTCGATTCCTTCCTCGTTCTCTGTACCTCCCTAGCTTTGTCTTTTTCCCTCTGCATCGCCGATGTGGACCCGGCCTCCGCATTTGTGGTCACCACGCCGAGGAAGTTGCAGTCCGATGAGCTCGCCACAGTTCGTCTTTTTCAGGAGAACACACCTTCTGTCGTTTACATTACCAATCTTGCATCCAG GCAGGACGTGTTTACACTCGATGTTTTGGAGGTTCCGCAGGGTTCTGGGTCGGGCTTTGTTTGGGATAAAGATGGTCACATTGTGACCAACTACCATGTGATCCGAGGTGCTTCTGATCTCAA GGTTACTCTTGCTGACCAGACAACATACGATGCTAAAGTTGTTGGATTTGATCAAGACAAAGATGTTGCTGTGATACACGTTGATGCACCTAGAGAAAAATTGAGACCTATTCCGGTTGGCATGTCAGCAGATTTGCTTGTCGGTCAGAAAGTCTTTGCTATTGGCAATCCT TTTGGACTTGACCATACTCTTACTACTGGTGTTATTAG TGGGCTTCGTCGAGAAATCAGCTCTGCGGCTACAGGCCGTCCTATTCAAGATGTCATACAGACTGATGCTGCAATTAACCCCGGTAATAGTGGAGGGCCACTTTTAGACAGTTCTGGAAATCTTATCGGGATTAATACAGCTATATATTCTCCATCCGGTGCATCTTCTGGTGTCGGGTTTTCAATTCCAGTTGACACT GTAAATGGTATAGTTGACCAACTTGTGAGGTTTGGTAAAGTTACAAGACCTATTTTGGGGATTAAGTTTGCACCAGATCAATCTGTGGAGCAGTTGGGGGTTAGTGGGGTGCTTGTTCTGGACGCTCCTGCCAGTGGTCCTGCTGGCAAAGCg GGACTAAAACCAACTAAAAGGGATACCTATGGAAGACTCATATTGGGTGACATCATTACATCTGTGAACGGGCAAAAAGTATCTAGTGGCAGTGACTTGTATAGAGTTCTAGACCAATGTAAAGTGGGCGACAAG ATATCTGTGGAGGTGTTGCGTGGTGACCACAAGGAGAAAATCCCTGTAGTACTGGAGCCTAAGCCAGATGAGTCGTAA